A part of Anabas testudineus chromosome 9, fAnaTes1.2, whole genome shotgun sequence genomic DNA contains:
- the mfsd10 gene encoding major facilitator superfamily domain-containing protein 10 → MSAVNKNADEGDSFSSKVINIVFFILLLDLLGFTLILPLLPSILDHYAQTEDVVYQSLQAVVDWFREAVGIPMEKKYNSVLFGGLIGSLFSLLQFLSSPVTGALSDRYGRRPLIILTTLGLMSSYAVWAVSQSFSMFLLFRVIGGICKGNVSLCTAIVADLPSLKARNRGMAMIGVAFSLGFTVGPLMGAYFALNSRTLGNVFFQTPALIALAFSTADLLFIWLMLPETLTKDVKASSSGFRDSRDLLSPLSLFHFSAVTRTKDPPSKEKMKKLQMLGLVYFCYLFLFSGLEFTLSFLTHQRFHFTSMQQGKMFFFIGVVMALIQGGYARRIKPGQHIKAVRMAILTLIPAFILIGLSWNITMLYIGLALYSFAAAIVVPCLSTLVSDHGSANQKGTVMGILRSLGALARALGPIVSSSVYWIAGAQTCFLLTSASFIVPLTLLSMTRRLKEE, encoded by the exons ATGTCAGCCGTAAACAAAAATGCAGACGAAGGTGACTCGTTCTCGTCAAAGGTCAtcaacattgtgttttttatcctGCTGCTGGACCTGCTGGGATTTACACTGATTCTACCTTTACTACCTTCAATTCTGGACCATTATGCACAAACAGAG GATGTTGTATATCAGTCTCTGCAGGCTGTCGTGGACTGGTTCAGGGAGGCTGTTGGAATTCCTATGGAAAAGAAGTACAACAGTGTACTGTTTGGAG GTTTAATTGGGtcactgttttctctgctgcagttTCTGTCATCTCCTGTAACCGGTGCTCTGTCAGACCGTTATGGCAGAAGACCCCTGATCATTCTCACCACA ttGGGGCTGATGTCCTCCTATGCGGTTTGGGCAGTTTCACAGAGCTTCAGCATGTTCCTTTTGTTCCGGGTAATTGGAGGAATTTGTAAGGGCAACGTCAGCCTCTGCACTGCCATCGTAGCTGACTTGCCATCCCTGAAAGCACGAAACCGAGGAATG GCTATGATTGGTGTCGCCTTCTCCTTGGGCTTCACTGTGGGGCCTCTGATGGGTGCCTACTTTGCCCTCAACTCCAGAACATTAGGAAATGTCTTCTTCCAAACCCCAGCTTTGATCGCCTTGGCCTTCAGTACTGCTGATCTGCTCTTTATCTGGCTTATGCTGCCTGAGACATTAACAAAGGATGTCAAG GCTTCATCTTCAGGGTTCAGAGACTCCAGAGACCTCCTCAGTCCATTGTCCTTGTTCCATTTTTCAGCTGTTACCAGGACAAAAGATCCGCCTTCAAAAGAAA AAATGAAGAAGCTTCAAATGTTGGGCCTGGTTTATTTTTGCTACCTCTTCCTGTTCTCTGGTCTGGAGTTTACGCTGAGTTTTCTGACTCACCAGCGCTTCCATTTTACCAG CATGCAGCAGGGgaagatgtttttcttcattgGTGTTGTAATGGCTTTGATTCAGGGGGGATACGCTCGCAGAATCAAACCTGGGCAACATATCAAGGCTGTTCGTATG gcGATCTTAACATTGATTCCAGCGTTTATTCTCATCGGATTATCATGGAATATAACAATGCTTTACATTGGCCTGGCATTATACTCCTTTG CGGCTGCAATAGTAGTCCCATGCTTGTCAACGCTTGTTTCTGACCACG gttcagccaatcagaagggCACAGTGATGGGGATTCTGCGTAGTTTGGGGGCCTTGGCCCGGGCACTGGGACCAATTGTATCATCCTCAG TTTACTGGATAGCTGGAGCTCAGACCTGCTTTCTCCTCACGTCAGCCTCTTTCATCGTACCCTTAACTCTTCTGAGCATGACCAGGAGGCTAAAGGAAGAGTGA